From Ananas comosus cultivar F153 linkage group 8, ASM154086v1, whole genome shotgun sequence, one genomic window encodes:
- the LOC109714235 gene encoding probable methyltransferase PMT2, which produces MRGSKMNSRTRRTRSSMLIIIVVGLCCFFYVLGAWQKSGTGRGDSIALKIMKETDCIILPNLSFETHHNRGRSLDTNAKVFEPCDAQYTDYTPCQDGDRATTFSRENMVYRERHCPSEKEKMHCLVPAPKGYVTPFPWPKSRDYVPYANVPYKSLTIEKAVQNWVQFEGDVFKFPGGGTMFPQGADAYIDELASVIPIVDGTIRTALDTGCGVASWGAYLLQRNVLTMSFAPRDSHEAQIQFALERGVPAVIGVLGTIKLPYPSRAFDMAHCSRCLIPWTSNEGMYMMEVDRVLRPGGYWVLSGPPINWETYYHTWKISKEDLKEEQRKIEDFAEMLCWEKKYEKGDIAIWQKKINANACRGRKGSIRRFCEYHRTDDVWYKKMEACITPYPVVSNPDQVAGGELKSFPERLYAVPPRISQGYISGVTKELFEEDNRLWKKHVNAYKRMNKLISSGRYRNIMDMNAGFGSFAAAIESPKSWVMNVVPTISKTNTLGIIYERGLIGIYHDWCEAFSTYPRTYDLIHASSLFTLYQNKCEMEDILLEMDRILRPEGTVILRDDAEVLNKVRRIVSGMRWKTKMIDHEDGPLVPEKILVSVKEYWVVSGDDPNI; this is translated from the exons ATGAGGGGCTCAAAGATGAACTCACGTACGCGTAGAACTCGAAGCTCCATGTTAATAATTATCGTGGTTGGTCTCTGCTGCTTCTTTTATGTATTAGGCGCATGGCAAAAGAGCGGCACGGGAAGAGGCGATAGTATAGCATTGAAGATCATGAAAGAAACCGACTGCATCATCTTGCCAAATTTGAGTTTTGAAACTCATCATAATAGAGGACGCAGCCTCGACACAAATGCCAAAGTCTTCGAGCCATGTGATGCTCAATACACCGATTATACTCCTTGCCAAGATGGGGATCGAGCGACGACCTTTTCAAGAGAAAATATGGTCTACAGAGAGAGGCACTGCCCTTCAGAGAAGGAGAAAATGCATTGCCTAGTCCCGGCTCCTAAAGGATATGTCACTCCTTTTCCCTGGCCAAAGAGCCGCGACTATGTACCGTACGCAAATGTCCCCTATAAAAGCTTGACGATCGAGAAAGCTGTTCAGAATTGGGTTCAGTTCGAGGGGGATGTGTTTAAATTTCCAGGTGGAGGGACAATGTTTCCACAAGGAGCAGATGCATATATCGACGAACTAGCATCTGTCATTCCAATTGTAGATGGTACTATTAGAACTGCACTTGATACTGGCTGTGGG GTAGCAAGTTGGGGTGCCTACCTACTACAAAGGAATGTTTTAACTATGTCCTTTGCACCGCGGGATTCACATGAAGCGCAGATACAATTTGCTTTGGAGCGAGGTGTTCCTGCAGTAATTGGAGTTCTTGGAACTATAAAGCTTCCATACCCATCAAGAGCTTTTGACATGGCTCATTGCTCCCGCTGTTTAATTCCATGGACATCAAATG AGGGGATGTACATGATGGAAGTTGATCGGGTCCTGAGGCCTGGTGGTTACTGGGTATTGTCTGGCCCTCCCATTAATTGGGAGACCTACTATCATACATGGAAGATATCCAAAGAAGACCTTAAGGAGGAACAGAGAAAAATTGAGGATTTTGCTGAAATGCTTTGCTGGGAAAAGAAATATGAAAAAGGAGATATTGCTATTTggcagaaaaaaataaatgcaaatgCATGCCGTGGAAGAAAAGGTTCAATTAGGAGGTTCTGTGAATATCACAGAACAGACGATGTCTG GTACAAGAAAATGGAAGCATGCATAACCCCTTATCCTGTAGTCAGCAATCCAGATCAAGTGGCCGGAGGAGAGTTAAAGAGTTTCCCTGAGAGGCTCTATGCCGTCCCTCCTAGAATATCTCAGGGGTATATTTCAGGCGTTACAAAGGAACTCTTTGAGGAGGATAACAGGTTATGGAAGAAACATGTTAATGCTTACAAGAGGATGAATAAGTTAATAAGCTCAGGAAGGTATCGAAATATAATGGACATGAATGCAGGTTTTGGGAGTTTTGCAGCAGCAATCGAATCACCAAAGTCCTGGGTAATGAATGTTGTCCCTACCATATCGAAAACCAATACATTGGGCATAATTTATGAGCGAGGTCTCATTGGGATATATCATGACTG GTGTGAAGCCTTTTCTACATATCCCAGGACATATGATCTGATACATGCAAGTAGCCTGTTCACTTTATATCAGAACAA GTGTGAGATGGAAGACATCCTTTTGGAAATGGACCGAATTCTACGCCCCGAAGGCACAGTTATACTTCGCGACGATGCTGAAGTTCTTAACAAGGTTAGGAGAATCGTGAGTGGCATGCGGTGGAAGACCAAGATGATCGATCACGAGGATGGTCCTCTCGTGCCTGAGAAGATTCTGGTCTCCGTTAAAGAATATTGGGTGGTGAGCGGAGACGATCCAAATATATAA
- the LOC109713881 gene encoding eukaryotic translation initiation factor 3 subunit B-like, producing MAEVVSMEDIEAQAKIFGIDLSSVDLDSITVPPGEDFGIKSDDEEVLQEEDPPEYEAGFGNIIVVDNLPVVPPEKFEKLEGVVRKIYSQIGVIKEGGLWMPVNPETKKTLGYCFIEYSTPQEAELAREKTHGYKLDKSHIFAVNMFDDFEKYMKVPDEWTPAEITPYTPGENLQQWLTDEKARDQFAIRAGTFTEVFWNDARQLMPELVYHRQYWTDSFVQWSPLGTYLATVHRQGAAVWGGATTFNRLMRFAHPQVKLIDFSPGEKYLITYSSHEPSNPRDTHRVVLNIFDVRTGKVMRDFKGNADEFLTGGSGGVSGISWPIFRWGGGRDDKYFARIGKNMISVYETETFTLIDKKSLKVENVMDFSWSPADPILALFVPELGGGNQPARVSLVQIPGKEELRQKNLFSVSDCKMYWQSNGEYLAVKVDRYTKTKKSTYTGFELFRIKERDIPIEVLELDNKNDKIVAFAWEPKGHRFAVIHGDGPRPDVSFYSMKTANNTGRVSKLTTLKAKQANALYWSPAGRFIVLAGLKGFNGQLEFYNVDELETMATGEHFMATDIEWDPTGRYLATSVTSVHEMENGFYIWSFNGKLLYRIPKDHFFQFLWRPRPPSLLSAEKEEEISRNLRKYSKKYEAEDQDVSLQLSEQDRKKRKMLQEEWEGWVSKWKQLHEEERDLRVQLRDGEASDEEEEYEAKEVEVEEVLDVTEEVVAFDLDQE from the exons ATGGCAGAAGTAGTTTCCATGGAGGATATTGAAGCGCAAGCCAAGATCTTTGGGATTGATCTCTCTTCTGTTGATTTGGATTCGATCACAGTTCCTCCTGGCGAAGATTTTGGCATCAAAAG CGATGATGAGGAGGTTCTGCAGGAGGAGGACCCACCAGAATACGAAGCGGGATTCGGAAACATAATAGTTGTGGATAATCTCCCTGTAGTCCCTCCGGAGAAATTTGAGAAGCTTGAGGGTGTTGTACGCAAGATCTATAGTCAGATTGGGGTGATTAAAGAAGGGGGGCTATGGATGCCAGTCAACCCAGAAACGAAAAAAACCCTAGGATATTGCTTCATAGAGTATAGCACCCCTCAG GAAGCAGAGCTTGCTAGGGAAAAGACTCATGGGTATAAGCTGGACAAATCTCATATATTCGCTGTGAACATGTTTGATGACTTTGAGAAGTATATGAAGGTCCCTGATGAGTGGACTCCTGCCGAAATTACGCCGTACACACCCGGG GAAAATCTACAACAATGGCTAACTGATGAGAAAGCTAGAGATCAGTTTGCCATCCGTGCTGGTACATTTACTGAAGTTTTTTGGAATGATGCCCGGCAGTTGATGCCTGAGCTTGTGTACCATCGTCAG TACTGGACTGACAGTTTTGTTCAATGGTCCCCTCTCGGAACATACTTGGCTACAGTCCATCGGCAGGGTGCTGCTGTTTGGGGAGGTGCTACTACATTTAATCGCTTGATGCGTTTTGCCCATCCACAG GTAAAACTGATTGATTTCTCTCCTGGGGAGAAGTACTTGATCACATATAGTAGCCATGAACCCAGCAATCCCCGTGATACCCAC agAGTTGTGCTGAACATCTTTGATGTGAGGACTGGAAAAGTTATGCGAGATTTTAAGGGAAATGCGGATGAATTTTTGACCGGTGGAAGCGGAGGTGTTTCTGGTATTTCGTGGCCCATCTTTAG GTGGGGCGGTGGAAGAGATGACAAATATTTCGCGAGAATTGGGAAGAACATGATCTCTGTTTATGAAACCGAGACTTTTACTCTTATTGATAAGAAGTCCTTGAAGGTGGAAAATGTTATGGACTTTAGCTGGTCCCCTGCCGACCCTATATTAGCCCTATTTGTTCCTGAATTAGGTGGTGGAAATCAACCTGCCAGG GTAAGTCTTGTCCAGATCCCGGGCAAAGAGGAACTGAGGCAGAAAAACCTCTTTAGCGTCAGTGATTGCAAGATGTATTGGCAAAGCAATGGAGAGTACCTCGCTGTTAAGGTCGACAGATACACTAAGACAAAGAAGAGCACCTACACAGGCTTTGAGCTTTTCCGCATTAAGGAAAGAGACATCCCAATCGAGGTGCTCGAGCTTGATAATAAGAATGATAAGATTGTTGCCTTTGCATGGGAGCCCAAAGGGCATCGTTTTGCCGTTATTCATGGAGATGGGCCCCGGCCCGATGTAAGCTTCTACTCGATGAAAACAGCTAATAACACAGGACGAGTCTCTAAGCTTACCACTCTCAAGGCTAAGCAAGCTAATGCTCTCTATTGGTCACCTGCTGGCCGGTTCATTGTGCTTGCTGGGCTGAAGGGGTTCAATGGACAATTGGAATTCTACAATGTCGATGAGTTGGAGACAATGGCCACAGGAGAGCATTTTATGGCCACTGACATTGAGTGGGATCCCACTGGAAG GTATCTTGCGACTTCGGTCACTTCAGTCCATGAGATGGAGAATGGTTTCTACATATGGTCCTTCAATGGAAAGCTGCTTTACAGGATACCAAAGGATCACTTCTTTCAG TTCCTATGGCGCCCGAGGCCACCGTCCCTCCTGAGCgcggagaaagaggaggagattTCCCGTAACCTGAGGAAGTACAGCAAGAAGTACGAGGCGGAGGACCAGGACGTGTCCCTTCAGTTGAGCGAGCAGGacaggaagaagaggaagatgctgCAGGAGGAATGGGAAGGGTGGGTGAGCAAGTGGAAGCAGCTGCATGAGGAAGAGAGGGATCTTCGGGTTCAGCTTAGGGACGGAGAGGCGAGCGACGAGGAGGAAGAGTACGAGGCTAAAGAGGTGGAAGTGGAAGAGGTGTTGGACGTTACCGAGGAGGTTGTTGCGTTCGATTTGGATCAAGAGTGA